Below is a genomic region from Bdellovibrionota bacterium.
CCTTTAGAAATAGCCAAAAGAATCTCAGGCTCAACTTTGCCTAGCATAACTTGCTGAGCGATCAACTCCACAAGCTCTTCATCTGTAGAAAGATTGTAATCTAAGCTATGATGGAGAAGCTCATGAATTAGATGTTTTGTAAAAGCTTCGAGATCATACTCAAGCGCACGCTTGCTGAAGTAAATGATGGTCCCCTCAAATGGCTCTGTTAATGCACCAAAGCCAGTGAAAATTTTCGCAGCTTCTGAGTCAGCACTAGACATTTTTTCTTTCAATAAAACTAAACTCTCTAAATAAAGATATTTATCATCTGCGGCCAGTTTCTTCATTTCAGCTATAGTAGAAGTGATTAGAGAATTAGAAAGATTAGAACTGAGAAGCTTTTTTTCAGCAAGCTCCATAGCTTTATTTAACTTATCCTTGTCTGGGAAAGTTACTGCATGCACATCATATGGATCTCCACTATTACTCGATCCATTACCACTCTGACCTTTGTAAACTGGCTTTATTTCGGACTCGCCAGAATACGATACACTCGCCGATGCCAGTATTAGTACCAATGCACAAATGCTCAATTTTTTTATTTTCATAAATTACTCCTTATTTTTTTGTTTCTTTGGTTAGTGGGAAAAACGAGACAGTGAGTTGGTAAACCTCATCATACTTTCCGTCATCTGCAGATGGTTGAAAGTACGCGTCTAATTCATCTCTAATTTTTTGTAATTTTTCTTTAAATTCAAGAACCCGATCTTTCCTCACCGCAACGGTTAAAGACCCATGATCACGCTTTTGAAATTCTACATCTTCAACTGCTACTTGGGCTTTAGCCAGAAGAGACTTTTGCAGCTCTTGTCTCGCTACAGTTGTTGCCGCTGTATTGGTCCAATTGTTGTTGGGCTTGAGAAGGACAACTTTATTTTTTTCAATTTTCAAGTAGCCCATACGAAGAAGGCGCTCGATAGATTCTTGAATTTCCGTTGGGTGGAGATCCAGTCGATCGGAAATCCATTTTATATCCATTTTGAAATTTTTTGTTTTAATGAGCTCCAAAATTGCAAAATGTGACCACTCTGCCAATACACTCACTTGGTCATCGGCCATCTGCTGGTATTGAATACTTTCAGATGTATTGAATGGATAAAAGAAACCCGCCGCCTCAGAAGGTTTGATCTTAAGCTTTGGCGTAATTTTTTCGGCGATTGTCGTACTTATGGTGCGCTGACCATTCATTAGCTTGGAAAGCAGAGATTGATCTACATCCAAGTACTTTGCATAAGCTCGCAGTGAATAACTACGATTACTTTTACGGCGCTTCACAAACTCTCTTTGGAGTTCAGCACGAAGATTGATTATTTGGTTCTTTGTTAATCTCATGAAGGGCGTTGTAACAGCCTCGATTAAACACCGCAATTCAAATGTACTTATAGTGAGGACGAAGAGTACTCAACTCTGAACAATTTATAGAATACTCAGTTTTTTTGGATGAAACACCTTGGACTATACCAGGAGGTTACGAATGCGCTATACAACCTATAGAGTATTTCGTCAGATTTTGAGTGTTGCTTTAATCGTTTTGAAAATTTTGTGGCTTTTGCTGCAGATTTTGAATCAGTTTAAGTCATCTTAAGAGAATATCTTTAAAGTTCTAGGTCATGGACGGAATTAAAATCCGGACAAGGTTGTTTCAATTGGAGATCTTGCGGGGCACACGATTCCATCTGATTTTTGAAGTTTCTAGGTCTATTATTGATTTAAAGCAGAGTAATCTTTTTCAAATGATTCACGTTCTGTATCTGATATGCATTTATAAAATGAACCAGAATTTGCAACGGACTCCAACGCTTTGAAGGCTTTTGTGCGATCATCTTTTTGGTTACGATCAGCATAGCATTGAGCGACTTTGCGAATAGATCGACTAATTCCGTCTACGTCTGGGCATCTCCATTTTTTAGTTTTTTTGTAAGTCTCTCTTCCTAGATATGGAGCTTGAACTTTTTTAATATCTGCAGGTATGCACAATCCAATGGAGGTACGAGAATCTGGATTTTGGGAAGCCGCTGCTTGTACCGCAATTGTAGGTGCACATAAAATAACAGCAGCCCCAGTTGTTGCAGTCACATCCCATAATACTTGAACTGTGTAAGCAGCCCCCGTAGCCGAATAAGACATCAGCGTCTTTGACAGCTCTTCCACTTTGGAAATCAATCGAAAATCTGTTTGTTTTTCGGGAACTATATCAAAGGCCTCTTCACAATTCTGTTCACTGATTTTCTGATCAAATTTTTTCGTGGACGTACATTGAACTAATTGAAACGATAAAATAATTAAAAATATTTTTTTAAACATAAAGATAGCCTAGTCTAAGTAGACTTTTTGTGAATCAAAATCAGCTCGATTGACACAGAGTTTCTACGGCGCCGCAAATGCAAACGCCGACCAATAAGTCAGCGATTTGCAGATGGTTGAGTGAATAAAAATGTAGGGATTAGTTCACGAATATTTTTGGATTAAAAAGTCCTCTTCGTACCAAAATTGGTTCTAATGCTACATATGCTGAGAGTATGAGTAAAACTGCTAAATAGGCCCGTATTCCAATGCTAGTATCCTCGAAATCCACCTCGTTAAAAATAGAAAAACTTAAACCCAAGTTTAAAATACATAATAATAAAACACTCCAAAATAGGTTAGTGTTAATGCCATTCACTAATCTAGTGACAACAAAACCTATTGGGAACCATGTTAAAGCCCAGATATTAGATAGTTTAAAGTAATAAGCTCCAAAAATAAGAGTAAAGATATATACAACGGTAATTGCGGCCAACACTTTTAATCGAATTTGATATTTATCAAAAATATTTTTAGGTGCAGTATTTAAAAATTGTTTTTTTACATATTCTTCGTTTAAATAGACATCATCTTCCTTCAAACTAAGGATTATTTCACCCAAGGATTTTCCTTCGAATTTTTTATTTCTGATTTCTTTATCTAATTTAAAGACCACTGTTAATTCCTTTTCTGGACGTATCACAAAATGCTATTCACGTCATATCTTTGGGACAAACTATAGGTCAACATCGGAATGATTTTGAATCAGAGCCCGGTCATTAAAGTCCTAGAAAATGATTTGCAGATTTAATGTATACGCTTAAGAAACGTAGCAACACCGCCAGCGGTGTTGCATTGCATGCCTGAGGTGTAATATTGATCTGGATTTACTTAGACACCGGTTCTTGCGTTAGTAATTCTTTGTAGCCAGCAGCCACACACTCTGTTTTCCAAACACCATCGTTTTTGGGCCAGCTAAAAATAACAACTTTGCATGCGCCTTCAACTAATTCAGTGCCTTTGATTCCTTTAAGAATTAATTCCGTCCCACGCGCATAACACCAAGAAACGTTATTTGGTGAACCATCTGTATCTGGAAGATTTCGGTGCTTGTCCCAGTAATTTGAAGCATTACAAGCTGCTCTTAAAACTTTTAGTGATTTATCTTGATCTGAATTAGCGTAAGAAACTGAGCCTGCCAATATGGTGAATACAAACAAAAATACAACTTTCATAACTCTCCCCTGTTTATTTTAGAGACAACATTAAAATTCGACAAATCAGGTGTCAATGGTCAAATAATTTTGAATTAAAGGAAATCAAGTCGGCCTTTGTAGATTCAAAGACCTCGGAAAACTCTATTCCATCTTACTTTAGAAGTTTCTGGATCCACGGAAAACCACACTAGGACAACTTGCCCATCCAAATTCTTTTTGGGCACCATTCCCCAGTACCTTGAATCGTCGCTGTTATCGCGGTGATCACCCAAAAGGAAAACTTCACCCTCGGGAACAACTATCGGTCCTAATTCCTCCGGTTTGTGATCTTTATTGTAGATAACTGTATATTTTGAACCACCATTAAGACTTTCACTGTAAAAATCGAGATCTTCGGAACTTTTAATTGCGGTAAAAGGTGCTGAGTCCAAAAGTTCATAACCTAAAACCTGTCCATTGATAACAAGCTCTCGGTTTTTATACTCAATTTTATCTCCCGGTAATCCCAAAACTCTTTTGATGAATTTGGTATCAGGATCGCGACTGTAAGAGAATAAAACGACATCGCCTCTTTCAATTTTTTGAATCTCGCCAGTTTTTTTGAAGAAAGGAATTTTTGCGCCGTAAGGAAGTTTAAAAACAAAAACATAATCCCCAGAAAAAAGTGCTGGCATCATCGTACTTGTTGGAATCTTGTAAGGAGCTATAACGAAAAGTCTAAGAATAACTCCCACAATCAAAGTGATCGCTAAAGCTTCCAGGTAACTTCGATAAAATTTCCTAGATCTTACAGTGTATTTTCTCATGCTAAAAAAATTATCCTAATGAATTGGATGAAAGAACCTTTTCCAACGAACTTCAATAGGGTTACAAAGGAACGTCAATACCGGCAATGTTTCATCGCAAGAGAGCCATACAAACATTGCTCTGCCAATGATGTTTTCATTCGGTACAAAGCCCCACACACGGCTATCAGCAGAGTTGTCACGGTTATCACCCATCACAAATAGACTGTCTGGAGGAACGGTAATAGGACCAACACTCATATGGTACCAACCTCTTCTAAGAAGAGTGCTGTGCGGATAATTTTCTAAATCTTCGATAAAATGCACGTAGTCGGCCTTTCCGCCCGGAACATCGCCTTCAGCCACGCCGTTCATGGATTTTTCTTGATCCTCTGTTGGCGCTTGTTTTTCAACCTTAGCATCGTTGATAAATAAGTTTCCATCTTCATAACGGATCACATCGCCAGGAAGACCAATGATTCTTTTGATGTAGAATGTGCTTTCATCTTGAGGGTATCTAAAAACTAAGACTTCGCCTCTTTTCGGTTGAGCAAATTTAACCATCCATTTTTTGCTGAAAGGTGCTCTAATTCCGTAGATGAACTTGTTTACAAAGATATGATCATGAATTAAAAGCGATGGAAGCATACTTCCTGATGGAATCACATAAGCCTCGATCAAGGCCCATCTTATAAAAAGTGCTACACCGATGGCCAAAGCTAAAGAGCCAATTCCATCCGAGAAAGTACCTTTTTTATTATCAGTTTTAGGAGCTTTACCAAATAACACTGAGAAAAATGCTTTTAATTTGTCCATCTTGTTTCCTACTTATCTTACTCTAAAGGTGAAGGTTGATAAAAATATCCTATTCCTCTACTTTTAGGATTGCAAGGAAAGCTTCTTGAGGTAAATCCACGCTGCCGATTTGCTTCATGCGCTTCTTACCTTCTTTTTGCTTCTCGAGGAGCTTTCTCTTTCTAGAAATATCACCACCGTAACATTTAGCGGTAACGTCTTTTCTTAAGGCCGCAACCGTTTCCCTAGCTACGATCTTGGCACCAATGGCCGCTTGGATTGCAATTTGGAATTGTTGTCTTGGGATTGCTTCTTTCATCTTTGCTGTAAGTAGACGACCACGGTTTTGTGCTTTTGATCTATGAACGATGAGTGATAGCGCATCCACGGGATCTCCGTTGATCAATACATCGAGTTTTACTAGATCAGATTCCTCATAACCCGCAAGTTCATAATCCATTGAAGCGTAACCTTTAGAAATTGATTTTAAGCGGTCATAGAAATCCATAACCATTTCGTTCAACGGAAGTTTATACTCAATGATCACTTTGCTCGCGTTGACGAATTCCATTTTAATTTGATGGCCACGCTTGTCTTCACAAAGTTTTAAAACCCCACCCACGTAATCTTTCGGAGTATGAATTGTCGCCTTAATGCATGGCTCTTCCATTTTCAAAATTTTAGTAACGTCTGGAAGATTTGCGGGGTTTTCGATTCTCATTTCCACACCATCAGTGGTTGTGATGTGGTAAACCACGCTCGGCGCTGTCGTGATAAGATCAAGATTGAATTCTCTTTCTAATCTTTCTTGAACAATCTCCATATGAAGAAGCCCTAAGAATCCACAACGGAAACCCAACCCCAATGCTGCTGAAGTTTCCAATTCAAATGTGAGTGAAGAATCGTTTAAGCATAATTTATCGAGAGAATCTCTGAGCTTGTCATAATCTGTAGAGTCGATTGGGAAAATTCCTGAGAATACCATTGGCTTTACAACTTTGAATCCCGCTAGCTGTTCTGTCGCCGAGTGTTTTGCCATCGTAACTGTGTCACCCACTTTTACGTCTCTGATGTCTTTGATACCGCAAATGATAAAGCCCACTTGACCGTCATTGAGTGTGGCTTGCTCTTCTACGAACGGTGTAAATGCTCCGAGTTTTAAAACTTCGTAGTCTTTATCTGTTGCCATGAATTTTACTCGGTCACCTTTTTTAACGGTACCATCGACAACTCTAACCAAAACTACAACGCCCTGATAGGAATCGAACCAAGAGTCAAAAATCAAAGCCCTAAGAACTGCTTTACCATCACCTTTTGGATGAGGAACTTTTGCGACAACAGCTTCTAAGATTTCTACGATACCGATATTTTCTTTTGCAGAAGCCATAATGGCTTCTGATGTATCCAGTCCAATTGTGTCTTCGATCTGTTGGCAAACACCTTTGGGGTCTGCAGATGGAAGATCAATTTTATTGAGTACAGGAATAATTTCTAAATTGTTATCGATCGCAAGATAGACGTTTGCGAGAGTTTGTGCTTCGACACCTTGAGCTGCATCCACCACTAGGACTGCGCCCTCACAAGCGGCAAGAGATCGGGAAACTTCGTAGTTGAAATCCACGTGCCCCGGAGTATCAATCAAATTCAACTCATAAGTGTTTCCGTCTTTGGAAGGAAACATCAAGCGAACCGTTTGAGCTTTGATTGTGATTCCACGCTCACGCTCAAGATCCATGTTGTCTAGGAATTGGGCTTTCATCTCTCTGTCGGTTAAAGAATTTGTTGCTTTCAAAAGAGAATCGGCAAGCGTCGACTTGCCATGATCAATATGAGCGATGATAGAGAAATTGCGGATAAACTTCGGGTCCATTGAATCCTAACGTTTCTAAAGATGTTCGTAGTTACTTCACAAGATCTTTAAGAGCTTGTGCTTTGTCTGTTTTTTCCCAAGTGAACGAATCTTCATTGCGTCCAAAGTGGCCATATGCTGCTGTCTTTAAATATTTTGGTTTTATCAAATCAAATTGTTTTGTGATCGCTGCTGGTCTTAAATCCCAAAGTTTTGAAACAGCTCCTTCGATTTTTTTAACATCTACTTTTGCAGTTCCGTAATCTTGTACCATCACCGAAAGTGGATGGGCCACACCAATCGCGTATGACAATTGGATCAAACACTTTTCCGCTAATCCTGCCGCTACGATGGTCTTCGCAACATTTCTTGCTGCGTAAGCAGCTGATCTATCCACCTTTGATGGATCTTTACCAGAGAATGCACCGCCACCATGAGCTCCATGACCACCGTAAGTGTCTACGATGATCTTTCTGCCCGTGAGACCACAGTCCCCTGTTGGACCACCGATAACAAATCTACCGGTTGGGTTGATATAAAATTTTGTTTTAGCATCGAACCATTTTGAAGGAATTGTTTTTTTAACAACTTCTTCAACGATAAATTCTCTCAATTGCTCAAGAGTTACATCTTCTGAGTGCTGAGTTGAAATCACCACTGAGTCCAATCTAGTCGCAACACCGTTTTTGTATTCGAATGTCACTTGGCTCTTCGAGTCTGGTCTTAAGAAATTTACTTTTTTGCTTTTTCTAATTTTTGCTAGGTCTTCAACAAGTTTGTGAGCATAGCTGATTGTGAGCGGCATAAATTCTGGAGTTTCATTTACAGCATAACCAAACATGATTCCTTGATCGCCAGCACCCTGATCTTCGTTCACACGATCAACGCCCATTGCGATGTCAGGACTTTGCTTTCCGATAAAGTTGTAAAATTGGCAGGATTTGTCATCGAAACCTAAAGCCGGATCATCATAACCGATATCTTGAATAGTTTTTCTAACGATTTTTTCGAAATCAACATTTGCAGATGTTGTGATTTCTCCAGAGACTATGGCTCTTCCCGTTGATACCATAGTTTCACAAGCAACGCGGGCTTTTGCATCTTGAGCAAGAATACTATCTAAGATGGCATCGCTGATCTGGTCAGCAACCTTATCTGGGTGACCTTCGGAAACGGATTCACTGGTAAAAAAGTAATCTTTCATGGACTTTATTCTCCGTAAAAATGTCTGTGATTTATGAAAAAACAGTTCTAGCTATATATTGAGGCTTTGTATGTAAAAAACACGATGCGTTGTAATATCGTAAGCTTAAACAGCTTGCGACATTTTTTACACTCTTGGAATATTGACTGATTTTATAGGTACCCATAATCTCAATTCTTTATGCAAGTTTGCTCTATGCATTGGTCTCCTAATGTTCATCTAAAGCGAGAATGGAATGAAGAACTTCAGTAAGTCTGAAAAATCTCTAATTAAAATGCAAAAATCGGCAGCACGCATCCCGGTCTGGTGTATCTTTCTTTTGTGTATATCACTGACTGCCCTAGCTACATTTTACTCTTATCAGCGCTATATTTCCGAACAAGAAGCGCGCTTTGAGCGTTTAACACGAAGTCTGACTGCCACTATTGAGCAACGATTTGAAATTTATATTGCTTCTCTATATCACACTCGAAGTCTTTTAAAAATTTATCCGGATATCACGTTGAAAAAATTCGATACATTTATTGAAGCCCTCAAGCTTGACGAAAACTTTCCTGGCATCCGAGGAATTGGCTATACTCCCAAAATTTTAACCAACGAAATTCCTATATTTGAAAGAAAAATTTCTCAAAGAGATTTTCCAGGCTACAAAATTCATGGAGGAGAAAACAAAAATCATCTCCAGAACGAGGTTCATTATCCTGTAGCAGCCTTTCATCCCATGGATGAAATTGTACGTAAAGCAATGGGATACGATACCTACAGTGAGCCAAATCGACGAGCTGCCATGGATAGAGCTATTGAGAGCGGCAGACCTTCCGCTACTCCACGATTGGAATTTATGAGAGGGAGCGATAACCAACGCAAACAAGGTTTTATTATTTATGTTCCTTATTTTAAATCCAATATGCCTATAGATACTCCTGAAGAACGCCGCGCTGCTATTGCCGGATTTGTTTATAGCACTTATAGATCTGAAGTATTTTTTAATTTTTTATCAGCACTTCATAATGGCCAAAAAAAACAATTTCATATGGAAATTTATGAGGGAATCCACAATTCCAATGAAGCGCCGTCTCAAGATCAGTTGATTTTTAAAACTATCGACGAACCCCAAACCAAAGAAAATGGAATTTGGGGCAGAACAATTCTCAAAACTACAGAGGTCGATGTTGGAAACCTTAAGTGGACAATTCACTTTTCTTCTTTATCAGGATTCACGCCGATAGAAATT
It encodes:
- a CDS encoding DUF4423 domain-containing protein codes for the protein MRLTKNQIINLRAELQREFVKRRKSNRSYSLRAYAKYLDVDQSLLSKLMNGQRTISTTIAEKITPKLKIKPSEAAGFFYPFNTSESIQYQQMADDQVSVLAEWSHFAILELIKTKNFKMDIKWISDRLDLHPTEIQESIERLLRMGYLKIEKNKVVLLKPNNNWTNTAATTVARQELQKSLLAKAQVAVEDVEFQKRDHGSLTVAVRKDRVLEFKEKLQKIRDELDAYFQPSADDGKYDEVYQLTVSFFPLTKETKK
- the lepB gene encoding signal peptidase I, encoding MRKYTVRSRKFYRSYLEALAITLIVGVILRLFVIAPYKIPTSTMMPALFSGDYVFVFKLPYGAKIPFFKKTGEIQKIERGDVVLFSYSRDPDTKFIKRVLGLPGDKIEYKNRELVINGQVLGYELLDSAPFTAIKSSEDLDFYSESLNGGSKYTVIYNKDHKPEELGPIVVPEGEVFLLGDHRDNSDDSRYWGMVPKKNLDGQVVLVWFSVDPETSKVRWNRVFRGL
- the lepB gene encoding signal peptidase I, translated to MDKLKAFFSVLFGKAPKTDNKKGTFSDGIGSLALAIGVALFIRWALIEAYVIPSGSMLPSLLIHDHIFVNKFIYGIRAPFSKKWMVKFAQPKRGEVLVFRYPQDESTFYIKRIIGLPGDVIRYEDGNLFINDAKVEKQAPTEDQEKSMNGVAEGDVPGGKADYVHFIEDLENYPHSTLLRRGWYHMSVGPITVPPDSLFVMGDNRDNSADSRVWGFVPNENIIGRAMFVWLSCDETLPVLTFLCNPIEVRWKRFFHPIH
- the lepA gene encoding translation elongation factor 4, producing MDPKFIRNFSIIAHIDHGKSTLADSLLKATNSLTDREMKAQFLDNMDLERERGITIKAQTVRLMFPSKDGNTYELNLIDTPGHVDFNYEVSRSLAACEGAVLVVDAAQGVEAQTLANVYLAIDNNLEIIPVLNKIDLPSADPKGVCQQIEDTIGLDTSEAIMASAKENIGIVEILEAVVAKVPHPKGDGKAVLRALIFDSWFDSYQGVVVLVRVVDGTVKKGDRVKFMATDKDYEVLKLGAFTPFVEEQATLNDGQVGFIICGIKDIRDVKVGDTVTMAKHSATEQLAGFKVVKPMVFSGIFPIDSTDYDKLRDSLDKLCLNDSSLTFELETSAALGLGFRCGFLGLLHMEIVQERLEREFNLDLITTAPSVVYHITTTDGVEMRIENPANLPDVTKILKMEEPCIKATIHTPKDYVGGVLKLCEDKRGHQIKMEFVNASKVIIEYKLPLNEMVMDFYDRLKSISKGYASMDYELAGYEESDLVKLDVLINGDPVDALSLIVHRSKAQNRGRLLTAKMKEAIPRQQFQIAIQAAIGAKIVARETVAALRKDVTAKCYGGDISRKRKLLEKQKEGKKRMKQIGSVDLPQEAFLAILKVEE
- the metK gene encoding methionine adenosyltransferase — protein: MKDYFFTSESVSEGHPDKVADQISDAILDSILAQDAKARVACETMVSTGRAIVSGEITTSANVDFEKIVRKTIQDIGYDDPALGFDDKSCQFYNFIGKQSPDIAMGVDRVNEDQGAGDQGIMFGYAVNETPEFMPLTISYAHKLVEDLAKIRKSKKVNFLRPDSKSQVTFEYKNGVATRLDSVVISTQHSEDVTLEQLREFIVEEVVKKTIPSKWFDAKTKFYINPTGRFVIGGPTGDCGLTGRKIIVDTYGGHGAHGGGAFSGKDPSKVDRSAAYAARNVAKTIVAAGLAEKCLIQLSYAIGVAHPLSVMVQDYGTAKVDVKKIEGAVSKLWDLRPAAITKQFDLIKPKYLKTAAYGHFGRNEDSFTWEKTDKAQALKDLVK